One Citricoccus sp. K5 DNA window includes the following coding sequences:
- the serC gene encoding phosphoserine transaminase, which produces MSTPEVTIPQNLLPQDGRFGAGPSKVRADQVQALVAAGSKLLGTSHRQAPVKNLVGSVRQGLTQLFSAPEGYEVILGVGGSTAFWDAASFGLVRSRAQHLSFGEFGSKFAKATDRAPFLEASSILTSEPGTRPEPQAEEGVDVYAWPQNETSTGVAAPVQRVSGAADDALVLVDATSAAGGLPVDVSQADAYYFAPQKNFASDGGLWLALFSPAALARVEEIKASGRWIPDFLDLKTAVDNSVKNQTYNTPALATLVMLDNQIQWMNSNGGLDFATARTADSSNRVYTWAEGSSFATPFVTRPEDRSAVITTVDFDDSVDAATVATILRAHGVVDVEPYRKLGRNQLRIATFAAIDPDDVTALLACIDHVVERLS; this is translated from the coding sequence ATGAGCACACCCGAGGTGACCATTCCCCAGAACCTGCTGCCGCAGGACGGACGGTTCGGTGCCGGTCCGTCCAAGGTGCGCGCGGACCAGGTGCAGGCCCTGGTGGCCGCCGGTTCGAAGCTGCTCGGCACCTCCCACCGCCAGGCACCGGTCAAGAACCTGGTCGGCAGCGTCCGTCAGGGCCTGACGCAGCTGTTCTCCGCCCCGGAGGGCTACGAGGTCATCCTCGGCGTGGGCGGTTCCACCGCCTTCTGGGACGCCGCCAGCTTCGGCCTGGTGCGGAGCAGGGCCCAGCATCTCTCCTTCGGTGAGTTCGGCTCCAAGTTCGCCAAGGCCACGGACCGAGCCCCGTTCCTGGAGGCCTCGTCCATCCTCACCTCCGAGCCGGGCACCCGCCCCGAGCCACAGGCCGAGGAGGGCGTGGACGTCTACGCCTGGCCGCAGAACGAGACCTCGACCGGCGTTGCTGCTCCCGTGCAGCGCGTGTCCGGCGCCGCGGATGACGCCCTGGTGCTCGTGGACGCGACGTCCGCCGCCGGAGGCCTGCCGGTGGACGTCTCCCAGGCCGACGCCTACTACTTCGCCCCGCAGAAGAACTTCGCCTCGGACGGCGGCCTCTGGCTGGCGCTCTTCTCCCCCGCGGCGCTGGCCCGGGTGGAGGAGATCAAGGCCTCCGGTCGCTGGATCCCGGACTTCCTGGACCTGAAGACCGCCGTGGACAACTCGGTCAAGAACCAGACCTACAACACCCCGGCCCTGGCCACCCTGGTGATGCTGGACAACCAGATCCAGTGGATGAACTCCAACGGCGGCCTGGACTTCGCCACGGCCCGCACCGCGGACTCCTCCAACCGGGTCTACACCTGGGCCGAGGGCTCGAGCTTCGCCACTCCGTTCGTCACCCGCCCGGAGGACCGGTCCGCCGTGATCACCACGGTCGACTTCGACGACAGCGTCGACGCCGCCACCGTGGCCACCATCCTGCGGGCCCACGGCGTGGTGGACGTGGAGCCGTACCGCAAGCTCGGCCGCAACCAGCTGCGCATCGCGACCTTCGCCGCCATCGACCCGGATGACGTCACGGCCCTGCTGGCCTGCATCGACCACGTCGTCGAGCGCCTCTCCTGA
- a CDS encoding metal-dependent transcriptional regulator, producing MTDLIDTTEMYLRTILELEEESIVPLRARIAERLDHSGPTVSQTVARMERDGLVHVRNDRHLELTEDGREKAVGVMRKHRLAERLLADVIGLDWAYVHEEACRWEHVMSEQVELRLLELLHNPAESPYGNPIPGLGHLQVPAPGHESPFDRGERLSAVSSQPGRYTVVRLTEAIQTDPELLGELALAGVRPNQDIEIVASDGYVTVRPAEAVEGGVALEVNGETASHIIVERRQL from the coding sequence GTGACGGACCTGATCGATACCACCGAGATGTATCTGCGCACCATCCTCGAGCTTGAGGAGGAGAGCATCGTCCCGCTGCGCGCCCGCATCGCGGAGCGCCTGGATCATTCCGGTCCCACCGTGTCCCAGACCGTCGCCCGCATGGAACGTGACGGCCTGGTGCACGTCCGCAATGACCGACACCTGGAACTGACCGAGGACGGCCGCGAGAAGGCCGTGGGCGTGATGCGCAAGCACCGCCTCGCCGAACGCCTGCTGGCCGACGTCATCGGCCTGGACTGGGCCTATGTGCATGAGGAGGCCTGCCGCTGGGAGCACGTCATGAGCGAACAGGTCGAACTGCGCCTGCTCGAGCTGCTCCACAACCCGGCGGAGTCGCCCTACGGGAACCCGATCCCGGGCCTGGGCCACCTCCAGGTCCCGGCGCCGGGTCACGAATCCCCGTTCGACCGGGGCGAGCGGCTCTCGGCCGTGTCCAGTCAGCCCGGCCGCTACACCGTGGTGCGCCTGACCGAGGCCATCCAGACGGACCCTGAGTTGCTGGGAGAGCTGGCGCTGGCCGGTGTCCGCCCCAACCAGGACATCGAGATCGTGGCAAGTGACGGATATGTCACAGTCCGGCCCGCGGAGGCCGTCGAGGGCGGGGTGGCGCTCGAGGTGAACGGGGAGACCGCCTCTCACATCATCGTGGAGCGTCGCCAGCTCTGA
- a CDS encoding C40 family peptidase yields the protein MSKRSSAARHRAVPANSNPLEAISKAVSSNAGTVGRQAAVVAAASGLVLSIGMPAQGAAPAVRETTSIPAPGLDIERAAVTTVNVAAAKDAKVEIDRASVTSKPAPEPEPEPAPEPEPAPEPEYTAASEQNESTEQSEQTERSTSSASSSSSSSSQESAQESSQEPAATQEAAAEPAAQSSSVGGVVGAAYAGVGVPYVYGGKTTSGWDCSGFVSWAYRQAGINIPSSTSAIRGSGLFVQTSNPKPGDLVFQNGGGHVGIYVGNGQMIGAQNPSVGTFQHSVTRNPLMGYYTYVG from the coding sequence GTGTCGAAGCGCAGCTCCGCAGCACGCCACCGCGCCGTTCCGGCGAATTCCAACCCGCTGGAGGCCATCTCCAAGGCCGTCTCGTCGAACGCCGGGACCGTCGGCCGCCAGGCCGCCGTCGTGGCCGCAGCCTCCGGGCTCGTGCTGTCGATCGGCATGCCGGCCCAGGGCGCAGCCCCGGCCGTGCGTGAGACCACCAGCATCCCGGCACCGGGCCTGGACATCGAGCGCGCCGCGGTGACCACCGTCAACGTCGCCGCTGCCAAGGACGCCAAGGTCGAGATCGACCGCGCCTCGGTCACGTCCAAGCCGGCACCCGAGCCCGAGCCCGAGCCGGCACCCGAGCCTGAGCCGGCACCGGAGCCTGAGTACACCGCCGCCTCCGAGCAGAACGAGTCCACGGAGCAGAGCGAGCAGACCGAACGGTCCACCTCCTCGGCCTCTTCTTCCTCCTCCTCTTCTTCCCAGGAGTCCGCCCAGGAATCCTCTCAGGAGCCCGCCGCGACCCAGGAAGCAGCTGCAGAGCCGGCCGCGCAGAGCTCCAGCGTCGGCGGCGTCGTGGGTGCTGCCTACGCCGGCGTGGGCGTGCCGTACGTCTACGGCGGCAAGACCACCTCCGGCTGGGACTGCTCGGGCTTCGTGTCCTGGGCCTACCGCCAGGCCGGGATCAACATCCCCTCCTCGACGTCCGCCATCCGTGGCTCCGGGCTCTTCGTCCAGACGTCCAACCCGAAGCCGGGCGACCTGGTGTTCCAGAACGGTGGCGGCCACGTGGGCATCTACGTCGGCAACGGCCAGATGATCGGCGCCCAGAACCCCTCCGTGGGCACCTTCCAGCACTCCGTGACCCGGAACCCGCTGATGGGGTACTACACCTACGTCGGCTGA
- a CDS encoding HNH endonuclease, with protein MRTLVLNAGYEPLSVVSYRRAILLVGTGKASVLADGGDPVVGPSTTVRRPAVILLTRYVRIPHSDSTPVSRRGVLRRDGHLCAYCGRTATTVDHVHPRSRGGEDSWENLVACCLACNNAKGDRTLAQIGWGLRVTPARPRGAQWRIRELEKPAEQWTDFLAAVA; from the coding sequence ATGCGCACTCTGGTCCTGAATGCCGGCTACGAGCCGCTGTCCGTCGTCAGCTACCGGCGCGCCATCCTGCTGGTGGGCACCGGCAAGGCGAGCGTGCTCGCCGATGGCGGGGATCCCGTCGTCGGGCCCTCCACCACCGTGCGCCGGCCCGCCGTCATCCTGCTCACCCGGTACGTCCGCATCCCGCACTCCGATTCGACGCCCGTGTCCCGCCGCGGTGTCCTGCGCCGCGACGGTCATCTCTGCGCCTACTGCGGGCGGACCGCCACCACGGTGGACCACGTCCATCCGCGGTCCCGCGGCGGTGAGGACTCCTGGGAGAACCTGGTGGCCTGCTGCCTGGCCTGCAACAACGCGAAGGGGGACCGCACCCTGGCCCAGATCGGCTGGGGTCTGCGCGTCACCCCGGCGCGCCCGCGCGGCGCCCAATGGCGGATCCGCGAGTTGGAGAAGCCCGCCGAGCAGTGGACGGACTTCCTCGCGGCGGTGGCCTGA
- a CDS encoding DUF6457 domain-containing protein yields the protein MSETQPAGPTAPDDAAVPDVAPQPATLSSTTGWPADLMTALELDGVHPDFARLARLARNAADASGNDGDAAATAFIAGYAAGLAEGSGQAGFDRAHRASLRGIERLLDRPTP from the coding sequence GTGTCCGAGACCCAGCCCGCCGGCCCCACCGCCCCTGACGATGCAGCCGTTCCGGACGTCGCGCCACAGCCAGCCACCCTGTCCTCGACCACTGGGTGGCCAGCCGATCTGATGACCGCACTCGAGCTGGACGGCGTCCACCCGGACTTCGCCCGGCTGGCGCGGCTCGCCCGGAACGCCGCGGACGCGTCGGGGAACGACGGCGACGCGGCGGCCACCGCTTTCATCGCCGGCTACGCCGCGGGGCTGGCCGAGGGATCGGGGCAGGCCGGCTTCGACCGGGCCCACCGCGCGTCGCTCCGGGGAATCGAACGGCTGCTGGACCGGCCCACCCCGTGA
- a CDS encoding ABC transporter ATP-binding protein codes for MSMERAAMQAMRRASHGDPSGGRRLQPGTIRRSLDFVRRYKGKLVFYLMLSVVGAVLGVASPILAGDVVDAIVGGGNADRIVQLALLIATVAVLDAVLAVVTRWLSSDLGERIIYDLRTAVFDHVQKMPIAFFMRTRTGALVSRLNNDVIGAQTAISRTLSGVVMNFVSVVLTLIVMLTTSWQITLVSLVLLPLFFIPARVMGGKIAELSRSQAHRNAAMGDQMTERFSAPGATLVKLFGQPQRESAEFASRADRVRATGVGISVRQSVFMTALTLVSALALAAVYGVGGLQALAGQLNAGDVVTLALLLTRLYGPLTGLASARVEIMGALVSFDRIFEVLDLEPLIREKPEARAIPAGPITLEVQDVRFAYPSADQVSLASLEDVAVLDRRGGSEVLHGISFTVQPGQTYALVGTSGAGKSTIASLLARLYDVGSGTIRYNGTDLRETTFASLKETVGMVTQDGHLFHDTIRGNLTLARPEVGDAEIWDAIDRARLRGVVEGLPDGLDTVVGERGYRLSGGERQRMTIARLLLAAPRVVLLDEATAALDSTSEKAVQAALAEALQGRTAVVIAHRLSTIRSADRILVVEDGRVVEEGPHEALLAAGGRYAELYRTQFDDPSTDTPR; via the coding sequence GTGAGCATGGAACGCGCGGCCATGCAGGCCATGCGCCGGGCCAGCCACGGTGACCCCTCCGGCGGACGGCGGCTCCAACCGGGCACCATCCGGCGCTCCCTGGACTTCGTCCGCCGGTACAAGGGCAAGCTGGTCTTCTACCTGATGCTCTCCGTGGTCGGGGCGGTGTTGGGCGTGGCCTCGCCCATCCTGGCCGGTGACGTGGTGGACGCGATCGTGGGCGGCGGGAACGCCGACCGCATCGTCCAGCTGGCCCTGCTGATCGCCACCGTGGCTGTCCTGGACGCCGTCCTGGCCGTGGTGACCCGCTGGCTCTCCTCAGACCTGGGTGAGCGGATCATCTACGACCTGCGCACGGCGGTGTTCGACCACGTGCAGAAGATGCCGATCGCGTTCTTCATGCGGACCCGGACCGGGGCGCTGGTCTCGCGGCTCAACAACGACGTGATCGGTGCCCAGACGGCGATCTCGAGGACCCTGTCCGGCGTGGTGATGAACTTCGTCTCCGTGGTGCTCACCCTGATCGTCATGCTGACCACCTCGTGGCAGATCACCCTCGTCTCGCTGGTGCTGCTGCCGCTGTTCTTCATCCCCGCGCGCGTGATGGGCGGCAAGATCGCCGAGCTCAGCCGCAGCCAGGCGCACCGCAACGCCGCGATGGGTGACCAGATGACCGAGCGCTTCTCCGCCCCCGGCGCCACGCTGGTCAAGCTCTTCGGCCAGCCGCAGCGCGAATCGGCGGAGTTCGCGTCACGGGCGGACCGGGTGCGGGCCACCGGCGTGGGGATCTCCGTGCGCCAGTCCGTGTTCATGACCGCCCTGACGCTGGTCTCGGCGCTGGCCCTGGCAGCCGTGTACGGCGTCGGCGGCCTGCAGGCCTTGGCGGGCCAGCTCAACGCCGGCGATGTGGTCACCCTCGCCCTGCTGCTGACCCGCCTGTACGGCCCGCTGACCGGCCTGGCCAGTGCGCGGGTCGAGATCATGGGCGCCCTGGTCTCCTTCGACCGGATCTTCGAGGTCCTCGACCTGGAACCGCTCATCCGCGAGAAGCCCGAGGCGCGGGCCATCCCGGCCGGACCCATCACGCTCGAGGTGCAGGACGTCCGCTTCGCCTACCCGAGTGCGGACCAGGTCTCCCTGGCCTCCCTCGAGGACGTCGCGGTCCTGGACCGCCGGGGCGGCTCCGAGGTCCTGCACGGCATCTCCTTCACCGTGCAGCCCGGCCAGACCTACGCCCTGGTCGGCACCTCCGGTGCGGGAAAGTCCACCATCGCGTCCCTGCTCGCCCGGCTGTACGACGTCGGCTCCGGCACCATCCGCTACAACGGCACCGACCTGAGGGAGACCACGTTCGCGTCCCTGAAGGAGACGGTCGGGATGGTCACCCAGGACGGGCACCTCTTCCACGACACGATCCGCGGGAACCTGACCCTGGCCCGGCCCGAGGTCGGCGATGCCGAGATCTGGGACGCGATCGACCGGGCCCGGCTACGCGGGGTCGTGGAGGGCCTGCCGGACGGCCTGGACACCGTGGTGGGGGAGCGCGGCTACCGGCTCTCCGGCGGCGAGCGCCAGCGCATGACCATCGCCCGCCTGCTGCTGGCCGCACCGCGCGTCGTGCTGCTGGACGAGGCCACCGCGGCCCTGGACTCCACCTCGGAGAAGGCCGTGCAGGCCGCCCTCGCGGAGGCCCTGCAGGGGCGAACCGCCGTGGTGATCGCCCACCGGCTCTCCACCATCCGCTCCGCTGACCGCATCCTCGTGGTCGAGGACGGGCGCGTGGTGGAGGAGGGGCCGCACGAGGCCCTGCTGGCCGCCGGCGGACGCTATGCGGAGCTGTACCGGACGCAGTTCGACGATCCCTCCACGGACACACCGCGGTGA
- a CDS encoding class F sortase: MKFPTTGRRAALVGCAATALMLIASCSAPQGPSGAEHAGPGESSASAVAGPSATASPTQTQTPTQSPSPTTSPSAAASGSAASADSPEPEPEALPASEPTAISVPGINVESEVMQLGLQDNGVIEVPPYNLGSPAGWFVHSPTPGEVGPSVILGHRNGIEGGPGIFADLPQTEVGDSIEVTRQDGSVATFTVYRTELFRKDEGFPTLEVYGNTEGPEIRLITCDGLNQETGMLEDNFIVYATLDS; the protein is encoded by the coding sequence ATGAAGTTCCCTACTACCGGTCGCCGCGCAGCCCTGGTGGGCTGCGCGGCGACCGCCCTCATGCTCATCGCCTCCTGCTCGGCACCGCAGGGCCCGTCCGGTGCGGAACACGCCGGGCCGGGCGAATCCTCAGCGAGCGCTGTGGCCGGACCTTCCGCGACGGCGTCCCCGACGCAGACGCAGACGCCAACACAGTCGCCGTCGCCGACGACGTCGCCCTCGGCTGCCGCCAGCGGATCCGCGGCCAGCGCTGACTCGCCGGAGCCCGAGCCGGAGGCCCTGCCGGCCTCGGAGCCGACCGCGATCTCCGTGCCGGGAATCAACGTCGAGTCCGAGGTGATGCAGCTCGGTCTGCAGGACAACGGGGTGATCGAGGTCCCGCCCTACAACCTGGGCTCCCCGGCCGGCTGGTTCGTCCACTCACCGACCCCCGGGGAGGTCGGGCCCTCCGTCATCCTGGGGCACCGCAACGGCATCGAAGGCGGTCCGGGGATCTTCGCCGACCTTCCGCAGACCGAGGTGGGGGACTCCATCGAGGTCACCCGGCAGGACGGCTCGGTCGCCACCTTCACCGTCTACCGCACTGAACTGTTCCGCAAGGACGAGGGCTTCCCCACCCTGGAGGTCTACGGCAACACCGAGGGGCCGGAGATCCGGCTGATCACCTGCGACGGGCTGAATCAGGAGACGGGGATGCTGGAGGACAACTTCATCGTCTACGCGACCCTGGACTCCTGA
- the pcrA gene encoding DNA helicase PcrA codes for MPQNFQTSLPGLFTSRTTEPVGADPEAYTPAAPVHRAPTADELLEGLNEQQKQAVVHTGGPLLIVAGAGSGKTRVLTHRIAYALATGQARPHEILAITFTNKAAAEMRERISALIGPAAQKMWISTFHSSSVRILRREAASVGLKSNFSIYDSADSLRLVTSIVKAHDLDPKKFTPKSLLNKISALKNELVDAEDHSSTVSESDPFAQAVSTVYLEYTQRLRQANAMDFDDLIGMTVNIFEAFPAVLDNYRRRFRHVLVDEYQDTNHAQYRLVRLLTGPAHEPDGVETTGGELTVVGDSDQSIYAFRGADIRNIVEFEQDYTQATTIKLEQNYRSSQTILDAANAVISKNPKRRPKNLWTAEGAGEKIIGYAAENESAEAEWIATTIDRLQDEDGIRPADVAVFYRTNAQSRSLEERLVTKGIPYRVIGGTRFYDRKEIKDALAYLRVLENPDDDVNLRRILNEPKRGIGDRAEGAVAALQTRNRSTFFEALQQADQAPAMASRSVKAINGFVQMMEDLAQVAATSSAATVLEAVLEQTGMLTALRSSEDLQDESRADNLGELVAVVREFEKNNPGGTLGDFLEQVALVADADQLPDASDAEGAELAEQLGQVTLMTLHTAKGLEFPVVFLTGMEHGVFPHSRSMTDEKELAEERRLAYVGLTRARKRLFVSRAEARSLWGQHQFNPPSQFLGEIPESLLDWEREGSARPAGFAGGASGGWGGGSIGGHGGQYGQYGQSGSQSRYPQRFSGSHWGAGGPTSNRPARASGSYAEDAELKVPQRGAARTRVQPQKEMLSLSPGDHVEHGTFGRGTVLSLEGQGDKIVAKVSFNGTEKRLLLRYAPLSKVQ; via the coding sequence ATGCCCCAGAACTTCCAGACCTCACTGCCCGGCCTGTTCACCTCCCGCACCACCGAGCCAGTCGGCGCGGATCCGGAGGCCTACACCCCTGCCGCCCCGGTGCACCGCGCCCCCACGGCCGACGAGCTGCTGGAGGGTCTGAACGAGCAGCAGAAGCAGGCGGTGGTCCATACCGGCGGCCCGTTGCTGATCGTCGCGGGCGCCGGCTCGGGCAAGACGCGCGTACTGACCCACCGCATCGCCTACGCCCTGGCCACCGGCCAGGCCCGGCCGCACGAGATCCTGGCGATCACCTTCACCAACAAGGCCGCCGCGGAGATGCGCGAACGCATCTCCGCCCTGATCGGGCCGGCGGCCCAGAAGATGTGGATCTCCACGTTCCACTCCTCGAGCGTGCGCATCCTGCGCCGAGAGGCCGCCTCGGTGGGCCTGAAGTCCAACTTCTCAATCTACGATTCCGCTGACTCCCTCCGCCTGGTCACCTCGATCGTCAAAGCCCATGACCTGGATCCCAAGAAGTTCACGCCCAAGTCGCTGCTCAACAAGATCAGCGCCCTGAAGAACGAGCTCGTGGATGCCGAGGACCACTCCTCGACCGTCTCCGAGTCGGATCCGTTCGCCCAGGCGGTGTCCACCGTGTACCTGGAGTACACCCAACGACTGCGCCAGGCCAACGCCATGGACTTCGACGACCTCATCGGCATGACGGTCAACATCTTCGAGGCGTTCCCCGCCGTGCTGGACAACTACCGCCGCCGCTTCCGGCACGTGCTGGTGGACGAGTACCAGGACACCAACCATGCCCAGTACCGCCTCGTCCGCCTCCTGACCGGACCGGCCCACGAGCCGGACGGAGTCGAGACGACCGGCGGCGAGCTGACCGTGGTCGGCGACTCGGACCAGTCCATCTACGCGTTCCGCGGCGCGGACATCCGCAACATCGTGGAGTTCGAGCAGGACTACACCCAGGCCACCACCATCAAGCTCGAGCAGAACTACCGCTCCTCACAGACCATCCTGGATGCCGCCAACGCGGTGATCTCCAAGAACCCGAAGCGCCGGCCCAAGAACCTGTGGACCGCGGAGGGTGCGGGGGAGAAGATCATCGGTTACGCGGCCGAGAACGAGTCCGCCGAGGCCGAATGGATCGCCACCACCATCGACCGGCTGCAGGACGAGGACGGGATCCGACCGGCCGACGTCGCCGTGTTCTACCGGACCAACGCGCAGTCCCGATCGCTGGAGGAACGCCTCGTCACCAAGGGCATCCCTTACCGGGTCATCGGAGGCACGCGGTTCTATGACCGCAAGGAGATCAAGGACGCGCTCGCCTACCTGCGCGTGCTGGAGAATCCCGACGACGACGTGAACCTGCGCCGCATCCTCAACGAACCCAAGCGCGGGATCGGGGATCGCGCCGAGGGCGCGGTGGCGGCACTGCAGACGCGCAACCGGTCGACCTTCTTCGAGGCCCTCCAGCAGGCGGACCAGGCGCCCGCGATGGCCAGCCGATCGGTGAAGGCGATCAACGGCTTCGTCCAGATGATGGAGGACCTGGCCCAGGTGGCCGCGACCTCGAGTGCCGCCACCGTGCTGGAAGCGGTGCTGGAGCAGACCGGCATGCTCACCGCCCTGCGCTCTTCCGAGGACCTGCAGGACGAGTCCCGGGCGGACAACCTCGGCGAACTGGTGGCCGTGGTCCGGGAGTTCGAGAAGAACAACCCCGGCGGGACGCTGGGAGACTTCCTCGAGCAGGTGGCACTGGTGGCCGATGCCGACCAGCTGCCGGACGCCTCGGACGCGGAGGGGGCGGAGCTGGCCGAACAGCTCGGCCAGGTCACGCTCATGACCCTGCACACGGCCAAGGGCCTGGAGTTCCCGGTGGTATTCCTGACCGGCATGGAGCACGGGGTGTTCCCGCACTCGCGGTCCATGACGGACGAGAAGGAGCTGGCCGAGGAGCGTCGGCTGGCCTACGTGGGCCTGACCCGGGCGCGTAAACGCCTGTTCGTCTCGCGTGCGGAGGCCCGGTCCCTGTGGGGGCAGCACCAGTTCAACCCGCCCAGCCAGTTCTTGGGAGAGATTCCCGAGAGCCTGCTGGACTGGGAGCGGGAGGGCTCCGCACGCCCCGCCGGATTCGCCGGGGGAGCGTCCGGCGGATGGGGTGGCGGCTCCATCGGCGGCCACGGCGGGCAATACGGTCAGTACGGTCAGTCCGGCTCTCAGTCGCGCTATCCGCAGCGGTTCTCCGGCTCCCACTGGGGGGCCGGTGGGCCGACGTCCAACCGGCCCGCCCGCGCGTCGGGCAGCTATGCGGAGGACGCGGAGCTGAAGGTTCCCCAGCGTGGGGCCGCCCGCACCCGGGTGCAGCCGCAGAAGGAGATGCTCTCGCTGAGTCCCGGGGATCACGTGGAGCACGGGACCTTCGGCCGGGGCACCGTCCTGAGCCTTGAGGGCCAGGGTGACAAGATCGTGGCCAAGGTGAGCTTCAACGGCACCGAGAAACGGCTGTTGCTGCGCTACGCCCCGCTGAGCAAGGTTCAGTGA
- the sucC gene encoding ADP-forming succinate--CoA ligase subunit beta, with the protein MDLYEYQARDLFEAHGVPVLAGIVAQTPEEAKAAAEKIGGVTVVKAQVKVGGRGKAGGVKVAKTADEAFQYAKDILGMDIKGHTVHQVMIAQGADIAEEYYFSVLLDRSNRTYLAMCSVEGGMEIEQLAVERPEALAKVPVSALTGIDAETAAKIVAEANFPEELRGKVADVLVKLWDVFEKEDATLVEVNPLVKTGAGDIVALDGKVTLDENAEFRQEGHAALVDKRTEDPLEAKAKANDLNYVKLDGQVGIIGNGAGLVMSTLDVVAYAGENHGNVKPANFLDIGGGASAEVMANGLDVILNDEQVKSVFVNVFGGITSCDAVAHGIVKALEILGDAATKPLVVRLDGNNVEEGRRILSDANHPLVTLATTMDEGADKAAELANTAPADK; encoded by the coding sequence GTGGACCTGTATGAATACCAGGCGCGCGATCTGTTCGAGGCACACGGCGTTCCCGTGCTGGCTGGCATCGTGGCGCAGACTCCGGAAGAGGCCAAGGCGGCCGCTGAGAAGATTGGCGGCGTGACCGTCGTCAAGGCCCAGGTGAAGGTCGGTGGCCGTGGTAAGGCCGGCGGCGTGAAGGTCGCCAAGACCGCCGATGAGGCCTTTCAGTACGCCAAGGACATCCTGGGCATGGACATCAAGGGCCACACGGTCCACCAGGTCATGATCGCCCAGGGCGCCGACATCGCCGAGGAGTACTACTTCTCCGTGCTGCTGGACCGCTCCAACCGCACCTACCTGGCCATGTGCTCGGTCGAGGGTGGCATGGAGATCGAGCAGCTCGCCGTTGAGCGCCCCGAGGCCCTGGCCAAGGTTCCCGTCTCCGCGCTGACCGGCATCGATGCCGAGACCGCGGCCAAGATCGTGGCCGAGGCCAACTTCCCCGAGGAGCTGCGCGGCAAGGTCGCGGACGTCCTGGTCAAGCTGTGGGATGTCTTCGAGAAGGAGGACGCCACCCTCGTGGAGGTCAACCCGCTGGTCAAGACCGGCGCCGGTGACATCGTCGCCCTCGATGGCAAGGTCACCCTGGACGAGAACGCCGAGTTCCGCCAGGAGGGTCACGCAGCGCTGGTGGACAAGCGCACCGAGGACCCGTTGGAGGCCAAGGCCAAGGCCAACGACCTCAACTACGTCAAGCTCGATGGCCAGGTCGGCATCATCGGCAACGGCGCCGGCCTCGTGATGTCCACGCTGGATGTGGTCGCCTACGCCGGTGAGAACCACGGCAACGTCAAGCCCGCCAACTTCCTGGACATCGGCGGTGGCGCCTCGGCTGAGGTCATGGCCAACGGCCTGGACGTCATCCTGAACGATGAGCAGGTCAAGTCCGTGTTCGTGAACGTCTTCGGTGGCATCACCTCCTGTGACGCGGTCGCTCACGGCATCGTCAAGGCCCTCGAGATCCTGGGCGACGCCGCCACCAAGCCGCTCGTGGTGCGCCTGGACGGCAACAACGTCGAGGAGGGCCGCCGGATCCTCTCCGACGCCAACCACCCGCTGGTGACCCTCGCCACCACCATGGACGAAGGCGCCGACAAGGCCGCTGAACTCGCCAACACCGCGCCGGCTGACAAGTAA